GCGGTCGCCGACTTTCATCGGTCCAATCCCGGCCGGCGTGCCGGTCGAAATCAGGTCGCCCGGATAAAGCGTCATTACTTTCGAGATGAAACTCACCAGAACCGGCACGGGGAAAATCATCATAGACGTACGCGAGGATTGCCGCAACTCGCCGTTGAGGTAAGATTCCACCAGCAGGTCCTCATATTTAAGTCCGTCAACCACCCAGGGACCAACCGGGCAGAACGTATCGAACCCCTTGGCGCGTGTCCACTGCACATCTTTCTTCTGCAAATCTCTGGCGGTGACATCATTGACACAGGTAAAGCCGAATATATAATCTTCTGCCTCTACCGCCGCTATCTGGCGACATTCTTTTCCGATGACCACCCCTAACTCTGCCTCATAATCGACCCGCTCTGCCATATCCGGATAGATAATTCGCCCTCCGGGGCCAA
This region of Candidatus Zixiibacteriota bacterium genomic DNA includes:
- a CDS encoding fumarylacetoacetate hydrolase family protein, whose product is MERYIRFETTEGIKWGIFEEGRIAGLNGNPAMGTDRSGAYFQPSEVKLLSPVEPTKIVCVGLNYREHVKESQSATKEPDEPVLFIKPSSSLLGPGGRIIYPDMAERVDYEAELGVVIGKECRQIAAVEAEDYIFGFTCVNDVTARDLQKKDVQWTRAKGFDTFCPVGPWVVDGLKYEDLLVESYLNGELRQSSRTSMMIFPVPVLVSFISKVMTLYPGDLISTGTPAGIGPMKVGDRIEIRIEGIGSLVNDVA